The Rosa rugosa chromosome 3, drRosRugo1.1, whole genome shotgun sequence sequence agaaacggggaaggtagagagagtcttctcaatcaacatcgcatttgtgatctctttaccacagaattccattaaggatttaatgcgaagtgcttccgagttgtagtcaagaactgacttgaaatcataggagcggaggctatgccatctcacttctaggtcaggaagcaaggaaggagtcacggacgttgccaaatctttcttcgagtgagacccacaaccttctggggtcttcttcattcatatactcgtactagagcgagtcattaggatgatggctttcgccttatttgcctctaaggctgctctatttgcttccaaagcttgagcttgctcaacagttagcacgtcctggctaggctcgagaatcgtatccaggattccatcggccttgagatgctggcggacatcacgaacccacctgtgatattcagagccagttgttcccaatggagcaaagtccaatttgttcaggttactcatcctgaaagagaacaagaaattagggttagtttcggagcgtgaaaggctaccacgaaaacatataaaatttctgagcgtagtcgcttccaagaaattaagaatttctgagcgtagtcgcttccaagaaattcgattccaagaggggttggattagatcgaaacaatgatgtgtggggtcgatcgttttcttctcaacaaactcttaagtttggaggactctacaagctccaagcttggagtgagcacgaacccccacagttcggcttttggtctcccctatgaagaaaaaaggggggtagaagaagggaggttgaaagtccccgagaaaagaagagaaattgaatttaaaaactctaaaaaacgggaacgtttagtaaaaaatacattGAAATAAGTCGCAGGGAAATTTGGcaggaaaagtcgccggaaaaagtggtcggaaagtcaccggaaaaagtcgccggaaatatGCAGGAAAGGTTGACCGGTCGTTGACCGGTCATTGACCAGAGGGTTGACCGGGGAGCTAACGTGGCTGCTGACTGGCCATTGACGTGGCAGTGCTGACGTGGACGGGCTCTGGGCTGATGTGATTTGGGCCTAGGGCAGCGACTATGGGCCTGAGGTCTGCTTCTGGGCCTGGGCTGGGCTTCTGCTTctgcctcctttttttttttttttctttcttttctgccggTCCGGTTGCAGTGTTTtctggtggccggttcagggacttttaggccggttccggtggtgaaATTTCCGGTTCCGGGTGTCTGGGATCGAGTTCCTGCAGGTGGTGGAGTATGGATGCAGGAAGCCGTGAGGAAGTCATTGAACCGGGCAGAGATCTTTGCGtcacttccggtggccggtttggtgtatttccggccggttctggtggtggcgccgccggttctggactcctggagttgagagcttcaaggtgggcggcggtggtttctgggatttgaaggctacgaatttagggtttcaaggttagggcttcgtgctgataacgtgttgtagagaggaatttgctgtgtattctcattgataatagaggcctcttcatatagaggattacaatgcatagaatctcaatcgtacaaggaaagtaatcgtacattgaataggaatctagatccttctaatttaaccctattaccactaggtcaagtaacctagagtttgggccaaacacataaaagagagatttccttaaataCCTTATtatacaaatttttattttttaccgGGATCATTTGGAATATCCCCAACTTGGAAGTCCTTTGTTGAAGTCCAACTGTGTTATTAGTCCACAATGCCTCTAGAAACCAAAAAATAGTCATCAACTTCGCAAAAATCATTTGACAAATCTCACAGAGAAACATCCTCTAATGGAAATCAGTGTACTTCCTTTGTTcagataaaaggaaaaagtgtACTATTTCTCAAAGGCATTAGctaaagaaaaaggaaatatGTGATCAAGTGGCCAAATTTTGTGTGAAAAATGAAAGTGGTGGTGAGTGCATTTATACCCTTCGTAAGTTGAAGCCACGTGACTTTGTTTTGGGCCAGTGGAAGAACGTTTAGATGAACTAGAAAGATATTGCAGACAGAATAATTTAACGTATACAAAGCAGCATCGTCAAACAAGTTGAAGAATAAATATGTAATCGCCCATTTAGGCAAACTAACTACAGCTTTACACTCTCAAGATCAAGGCAGCATTCAAACCAGTAACCAAGCTTGCACCGGCAGTGTCGGGGAACTTATAATCTTGATGAATTGCTCATTCCAATTCACCAGGTGTTGCGAAAGCGGATTCTAAAGGACCATCTTGCCAGACCTCCAAATCTCGAAAATCAATCATTAGGTGCACCAAGTTTATGAAACACATGCTCATTCCGATCGGCTAAAACGCATATATAAATACTATTGCATATCTTCACTAAGCCTTCACAAACGTCCGGCTGGACACACCGTGCAACAATTTTACAAATCCAAGGAAGCTTAGTTTCCCATCAGTGTGCCTAATCCAGTCGTGGAGAACCACATGTAATGGAATGGAGGGACCAAGCCCAAGTTCCTGAATAACATATGGAGAAAGTACAGTCATCAGTCTACCGAGCTTTATATATCTTTTATCCCTAAACCAGTAAaataagaaaaggaagaagacacAGAAATGAACATATCAAGATCCTGTTCTCTAAGCATGTCAATCTTACAGGATCAAGTCAACATATCATTCAAACTTTTGGTTTGTCATTCAAGTTTGGAACTTTTAATCCACATATCAAAAACCCTTAATTACTCATTGCTTTCATTACGATCTTTCCACTTTTTAAGAGAAGCATTGTGGTGCTTTTATCCACCATATTCATGATTTTGTCATCACTGAGCTCAAATGCAGAATTACTACATACAAATGCAGACACTAACAAAGTAATTATTTTAGTGAGATGAATGGACCACACTTGcttcaattaaaaaaagttaaaaaaaatcaattgaaaCAAGTGAAAATATAAGGCCGAAGTTTTTTTCTTTGGACCAAAAGTATAGTTTAGCCAAAACTACCGAATAGAGATTAGTGTAAACTATGCGCATCACTGacaattttctttttgagaCAATGGTGCACTTCTGATTGTTTTGCCAATCATGTGTAACAGGTTACAGTGCAGCGAGTAAAAAATGAAATATTTGACATCTAAGTTAATCCAATTCATAAGTAACATATTTGTATAATCAGAATTTTCACCAATCTgtgtttgtctttttttttctctcttgaaATCAACCTACATTTCCACACTCTTAATATATACTTATATAGTCGGACTGCAAAATATAACAATAAACAACTTACTGAAGCAAGTTCTTCAATGACAATAGCCCTGTTTCCATCCTTCTCGAAAAGTTCATATGCACATCGAGCATGTTGTTCCCAACGATCAAGTGCCTCAAGCTGATGTACACTTAGTGCAGCTGCACAGAACTCCTCAAAATCCATTCTTCTGTATTGAAGTGCATTTAGCTGTCATGGAAGAATATTAACCAGTCAGAACTTCTATAACATATACGTATAACCATTGAAATCATCTGCAATATCAAAGAAAAATTAGATACAAAGTTAGTACCGATGCAATAAGATCAGGAATGCGAGACTCCTTCATTGCGTCTGTAGCATTTTTCATTAGGGCCTGttgaagacaaaaagaaaagaacactTGGTAAGAGATTGAttaaaaacagagagagagagagagagagagagagagagagagacggaccATTCTAATATTGTCAAGAGTGATAGTGCCATTCTTATTCGGTCCTAATAGTGCAAACTGCTCCTTCAGATAAAAGAGTTCTTCCACAGTCAATGTCTTAGACAGTGCCTGACACATTTACATAAATGAATGCTAAGAGATTGATTGAATATATGTTAAAAAAGCTCTTGAAAATATAAATatgcaaaaaataaaagaatgaaaCGAAAATGCAACAATGCAGACATATTTAAAAAGGAAGTTGGATGAAGCAATCACCAATTGATATTTTTGTTATCGCTTTTGCCTTTATAATGATTAAGAACAAAAGTTGAAGAATTTTGAATTTCAGAGAGGGAGGTGATGGGCCTTCAAAATTTGTGTGCTATATCCAAAGTAAATATGAACTTATATACAAAACTGTAAGAACACAAAAATTACCACTGACGGTTATATCCAGTGATCATTTGAATTATGGAATGCTAGTTAATTTTAAATTGTTTTAGGCCAGAGAAATAAGAATCCCATTCATCAAGAAAACAACCCAATCAAATGACTGGATATACAAAGTTCTTTAGGACCAAGAAACTGAATCAGAGCAAAATAAAGTTCTCTTCTTTCATCAGTGAAAACATATACACACCCTTAAAGCAGCCTTTCGAAGGGATGACGATCGCATATACATCTTCATGAGtctaaatattaaaatatcaAGAGGCACTTTTACATCATTATAATTCCTCATCCAAGGATGACCTGCCAACAAAAGATTATGACCAGTGACTAAAGAGCAATATAGcagaaactgaaaacagaaaagAGATATAGAATACTCACTTAATGCTTGAGCAGCTGTCATTCGCTTCCGAGGGTCCTTATTTAATAAGCGTTTGACAAAGTCCTTCGCTTCAACAGATAACGAAGGCCAAGGTGCTTCATCAAAACTGGGATCAGCTTTCAAGACCGCCCGAAAAATTCCAGACTCTGTCCGAGCCCAAAATGGCCGACTACCACATAAAAGAATGTATGCTATTACACCTATACTCCATACATCAGCCTCTGTACTATAAGATCTATGTAGAACCTCAGGAGCCACGTAGTATGCACTTCCGACAATATCATTAAGCCTCTCATCTGTAAGCCAGAATGAGTGTCAAAATCCCATCCATAATCCAACGGCGAAGAGATTGATAATAAAAGCAGCTGTGTAGTTGAAGAAAGAACAAACCTGGTTTGGCAAAATCTGATAGGCCAAAGTCAATGGCTTTCAATGGCGAACTCTCATCCTTAGCAGTATACAAAAAGTTCTGATAATAAAGAACGAAAAAAATTAGTTTAATATAAAGAGAACTGCATACAGAAAGCACAACCGCCATGATAAATACAGCTAGGAACATAGTCAAGAAGGACCGTTGGGTGTAAAAAAGTCTTTCTCAGCATGAAACAATGACATGTAGCCTGTTATTCTGTTCCCCaactctcatttttttttcctagttTGTAAAATGGAAATCTAAGGTGAAACTACCATTTGAACATTTTAGTTTAAGTTCACCCAAAAGGTCAAGGAAATTACTAAATTTTCCAGACAGCAGAGATATCAGCAACCTGTGCACTTAAGGTACACGCACATTACTTTGAGACCGACTCAAAATCTACTGAGTCGACTCTGATGATTGCAGGTGTTTAAACGCACTCAATCTACTAGAAGAATAATAGTCCTGCTACAAATGATGTTTAATTTCAGTCCAGACAACAGAAGACATCGATCATGTACAAGTACAAATAATTTGAAACAGTTAGGTAACTGTAATAAAGGCATCTTATCTGCTAATTATATGCTACAAGGGTAAATAAATGTTCCACCTCTGGCTTAAGATCACGGTGCACCACACCCTGAAGATGACAAAATGCAACAACATTCAGTATTTGAACCATGACAATCTTTGCATCATCCTCTGAGTATTTTCCACCCCTTCAGAAGTAAAAGAACATCCAGTTATTAGTAAATATTAACAGCATCTGGAAGTTCCAATGAAGATTTTTAAGATCTACATAGCTAACATCTAAAACATACCTTGAAAGTATTCTATCCAAAAGCTCCCCACCTTCACACAACCTGCAATGTCAAAAGTTGCATaccatgatttcagagataagTTATATGAatgtaaataaaaataaataaatacaacCAAAATTATACCACACCAATGATACTTAATACTTTAATAGAGGCAAGCTTATTGACGTATTCTAGAATTTGTGCAAAATACATAATGGAATATGGTTAAATAGAAATTCAACTGATAAGCTTACTCCATTACTATGTAGACATTATCACTGTCTTCAAATGCATCATAGAACTGAACTAGATTTGTATGTCCGGTCAAGGCACGTAATATTTTGACCTCCCTTCTCACATCCTCAATTGCAATAGCAGTTGTCATCTGACAATAAAAAATACATTGTCATGAGAAATTTATAAAACAACAATCAAAATGCTAAAATACATACAATTTCCGCATACTAAGAACCAAAGCCTCCAACATATCAACCATATCTTACAGCATTATGTTGCCATGACCTTTTACTTCATACATATAATAAGACCATATCTTTATACTTCTTCAGGTGCCTCCTAAATCATATTTACCATCCACAACTTGCTTAAAGAGAACAAGATTTAAGAGTTAATAAATGTCAATATTCAATTGTACCATCCATGACGTTTTCTCTTGCTCTGACTTTACATTGGTCAAAAGCTTTTTCTTCTTCCCTATTTCTTTTACAATGGCAACTAGGGAAGGAAAGTAACATGTGTGACTGGAAGCCGTCACCTTCTATATGTTGGGTAGACTGAGTCATCTTGGCCTTTAAAATCCGGTTTTAATCCCCTTACTCCTTTACTATTGGTTAGACACTTAGATCTTGGTTCAAGGTAATGTATTAGGAATTGcatgaactcccatgattggtcaaCCACCTCATCTTGCATGAtcatcagaagaaaaaaaaaccatacATTATTAAGTACAGTGTTTCTTTCCTCTTGGAATAAGCATCAGATTACTAAATGAGGCTTCTGGTAGCTAACCATGCATCTAGTCTAGACAGAGAAACAGGTCCCACCAAAAGTTTTGGCCAGTTTGAGATGGCTGTATGCTTGGAAAGTTGCTAGCCATTATCCGAATGGCCACGCATATGATCTATTTGAATGGTATCGCCCTGTCAAGGCCAAGACCACGATTTGAACCATGAATTTTGTCAATGCTTACGTCCACTCACAACCATTGGACTGCATCCATTGTTTATCCTTTAGAAAGAAAACTGCAATATGAATTAGTCATCAAAGAAGTGTCTGTTCCTATTCCCATTACATGGAATTCAGCCAATCACTAAACATACAAACTGTTAAGGGAAAACTGCCTTTCATTCCACAATGTGTTTGGAGCACAAAACATCCAAACTTTAGGTGGACAAATAGTGATGTTAACCATTCAGGTGGATCAAGTAAGCCAAGAGATCAATACCTATCATTGACTGAAATAGAACGCAATAAACAAACAAGTTGGTCACTTTATGCCTCTATCACTCAATGTGGAGTTGAATTATATCTTAAACTAATGCCTAATATTCCCCATCTAAGAAGACTCCACGGGAGTCATTCATCTGAACACAAGACCATATCTTCCAAAGATATTCGGCCTAATCAGCTCGTAATTAACACAAATCACATACTAAACTCGCCAAGTTTCTAATAAACAACCCGCCATTCTCTGGCTCCCACCCACAACACAAGAACAATAGTAACAAAAAGCAAAGTCTAATAAAGGCCTAAAGTCTCAACTTCCATgttgaagaatgaaaaaaagaacaaaactttATCCCAAAAATGAAGCAAATGGAAGCAGTGAAATCCAACTCTAGGGAGATAAAGGTAAA is a genomic window containing:
- the LOC133738103 gene encoding CDPK-related kinase 5-like gives rise to the protein MGTCTSKPPKPNPYASRDPNDPSDPSQTPKSLTPHHHNSKDDAVSGARQSQSQSPFFPFYSPSPAHYLKKSPATTRSKSAASTPSRFFRRPFPPPSPAKHIKAVLARRLGKKATASVAIPEDGEDEDGVDLDKRFGFSKELTSRLEVGDEVGRGHFGYTCSAVFKKGEFKGQQVAVKVIPKAKMTTAIAIEDVRREVKILRALTGHTNLVQFYDAFEDSDNVYIVMELCEGGELLDRILSRGGKYSEDDAKIVMVQILNVVAFCHLQGVVHRDLKPENFLYTAKDESSPLKAIDFGLSDFAKPDERLNDIVGSAYYVAPEVLHRSYSTEADVWSIGVIAYILLCGSRPFWARTESGIFRAVLKADPSFDEAPWPSLSVEAKDFVKRLLNKDPRKRMTAAQALSHPWMRNYNDVKVPLDILIFRLMKMYMRSSSLRKAALRALSKTLTVEELFYLKEQFALLGPNKNGTITLDNIRMALMKNATDAMKESRIPDLIASLNALQYRRMDFEEFCAAALSVHQLEALDRWEQHARCAYELFEKDGNRAIVIEELASELGLGPSIPLHVVLHDWIRHTDGKLSFLGFVKLLHGVSSRTFVKA